In the Aythya fuligula isolate bAytFul2 chromosome 8, bAytFul2.pri, whole genome shotgun sequence genome, one interval contains:
- the S1PR1 gene encoding sphingosine 1-phosphate receptor 1 — protein sequence MSSGTSAPVKVVSSLANTDVNYVIKEHYNYTGKLNENADSGIKVTSVVFIIICCFIILENIFVLLTIWKTKKFHRPMYYFIGNLALSDLLAGVAYTANLLLSGHKTYSLTPSQWFVREGSMFVALSASVFSLLAIAIERYITMLKMKLHNGSNSFRSFLLISACWVISVILGGLPIMGWNCIDLLSNCSTVLPLYHKHYILFCTTVFTGLLLSIVVLYCRIYSMVRTRSRRLTFRKNITKATRSSEKSLALLKTVIIVLSAFIACWAPLFILLLLDVGCKVKTCPILYKAEYFLVLAVLNSATNPIIYTLTNKEMRRAFIKILCCCKCPPADSGTKFKRPIIGGMEFSRSKSDNSSHPQKEEGDHPETIMSSGNVTSSS from the coding sequence ATGAGCTCCGGCACCAGCGCCCCCGTGAAGGTGGTCAGCAGCCTCGCCAACACTGATGTCAACTATGTCATCAAAGAGCACTATAATTACACGGGAAAGCTAAATGAGAATGCGGACAGTGGAATAAAAGTGACGTCGGTGGTTTTTATCATCATTTGCTGCTTTATAATCTTAGAGAACATTTTTGTCTTGCTCACCATCTGGAAAACCAAGAAATTTCACAGACCGATGTACTATTTCATTGGGAACTTGGCTCTTTCAGACTTGCTGGCTGGTGTGGCTTACACTGCCAACCTCCTGCTCTCTGGACACAAAACCTACAGCCTCACCCCCTCCCAGTGGTTTGTAAGAGAAGGCAGCATGTTTGTTGCCTTGTCTGcttctgtgttcagtttgttGGCCATTGCCATCGAGAGATACATCACCATGTTGAAGATGAAGCTCCACAATGGCAGCAACAGCTTCCGCTCCTTCTTGCTGATCAGTGCTTGCTGGGTTATCTCTGTGATACTCGGGGGACTCCCGATTATGGGATGGAACTGCATCGACCTCCTGTCCAACTGCTCCACCGTGCTGCCTCTCTACCACAAGCACTATATTCTCTTTTGCACCACAGTTTTCACTGGCCTTTTGCTATCTATTGTCGTCCTCTATTGCAGGATCTACTCCATGGTGAGGACTAGGAGCCGTAGGCTGACATTTCGCAAAAACATTACCAAAGCTACTAGGAGCTCAGAAAAGTCACTGGCGTTGCTCAAGACAGTGATCATAGTTCTGAGTGCCTTCATTGCCTGCTGGGCTCCCTTGTTCATCCTGCTTTTACTGGATGTGGGCTGTAAAGTGAAGACCTGCCCAATCCTATATAAAGCAGAGTATTTCTTAGTACTGGCTGTGCTCAACTCAGCCACGAACCCTATCATCTATACGttaacaaacaaagaaatgcgGAGGGCTTTCATCAAgatcctgtgctgctgcaaatGTCCCCCGGCAGATTCGGGGACCAAATTCAAGAGGCCAATCATCGGAGGGATGGAGTTCAGCAGGAGTAAGTCTGACAACTCCTCCCACCCACAGAAGGAGGAAGGCGACCATCCTGAAACCATCATGTCTTCAGGCAATGTTACCTCATCTTCTTAG